One window from the genome of Cyprinus carpio isolate SPL01 chromosome B1, ASM1834038v1, whole genome shotgun sequence encodes:
- the LOC109081405 gene encoding cytochrome P450 3A30-like isoform X2 — protein MSYGLFFSAETWALLILFVTLLFIYGSWPHGAFKKLGIPGPKPLPFFGTMLEYRKGFHNFDVECFKKYGRVWGIYDARQPVLCVMDQSIIKTILVKECYSLFTNRRDFRLNGPLYDAVSIVEDDDWRRIRSVLSPSFTSGRLKEMFGIMKTHSHILVDNLLGKAARGGEVDIKEFFGAYSMDVVTSTAFSVDIDSLNNPKDPFVSNIKKMLKFDFLNPLFLFTALFPFITPVLDKMDYAFFPTSVTDFFYAALKKIKSERVAKDHKKKRVDFLQLMVDSQTEGKTEHGSSEEHTEKGLSDHEILSQSMIFIFAGYETSSSTLSFFFYNLATNPEAMKKLQEEIDQTFPNKAPVDYEGVMNMEYLDAALNESLRLFPVAGRLERVCKKTVDINGLLVQKDMVVMIPTYALHRDPDYWSDPESFKPQRFTKDNKESIDPYMYMPFGLGPRNCIGMRFAQVTMKLAIVEILQRFDVSVCDQTQVPLELSISGFLAPKEPIKLKLKPRKVSLSEDTCNNNTSLSSS, from the exons ATGAGCTACGGTCTGTTCTTCTCCGCTGAAACATGGGCTCTGCTCATACTGTTTGTGACACTTCTGTTCAT ATATGGATCCTGGCCTCATGGTGCCTTCAAGAAGCTTGGCATCCCGGGGCCCAAACCTCTGCCGTTCTTCGGAACCATGCTGGAATATAGGAAG GGGTTTCACAACTTCGATGTGGAGTGTTTCAAGAAGTACGGACGAGTCTGGGG TATCTACGATGCGAGGCAGCCTGTTCTGTGCGTCATGGACCAGTCCATCATCAAAACCATCCTGGTTAAAGAATGCTACTCTCTCTTCACCAACAGAAGG GACTTCCGTCTGAACGGGCCGCTGTACGACGCCGTGTCCATCGTTGAAGACGACGACTGGAGAAGGATCCGCAGCGTCCTCTCTCCCTCCTTCACCAGCGGGAGGTTAAAGGAG ATGTTTGGCATCATGAAGACTCACTCCCACATTCTGGTTGATAATCTGTTGGGGAAAGCGGCGAGGGGAGGAGAAGTTGATATTAAAGA GTTCTTCGGGGCGTACAGTATGGATGTGGTGACCAGCACGGCGTTCAGCGTCGACATCGACTCCCTCAACAACCCTAAAGACCCATTTGTGTCCAACATCAAGAAAATGTTGAAGTTTGACTTCCTGAACCCTCTGTTCCTGTTCACCG CTTTATTTCCTTTCATCACCCCTGTCCTGGACAAAATGGATTATGCCTTCTTCCCAACATCTGTGACTGATTTCTTCTACGCTGCCTTGAAGAAGATCAAGTCTGAAAGAGTGGCCAAGGACCACAAGAAG AAGCGAGTGGACTTCCTGCAGCTAATGGTTGATTCTCAGACAGAAGGGAAAACTGAGCATGGAAGCAGCGAGGAACACACAGAGAAAG GTCTGAGCGACCACGAGATCCTCTCGCAGTCCATGATCTTCATCTTCGCCGGCTACGAGACCAGCAGCAGCACTCTGTCCTTCTTCTTCTACAATCTGGCAACCAACCCAGAGGCCATGAAGAAACTGCAGGAGGAGATCGACCAGACCTTCCCTAATAAG GCTCCGGTGGACTATGAAGGCGTCATGAACATGGAGTATCTGGACGCGGCGCTGAACGAGTCTCTGCGGCTGTTCCCCGTCGCTGGTCGACTCGAGCGGGTCTGTAAGAAAACAGTGGACATCAACGGTCTCCTCGTCCAGAAAGACATGGTGGTGATGATCCCCACATACGCCCTCCACAGAGACCCGGATTACTGGAGCGACCCGGAGAGCTTCAAACCCCAGAG GTTCACTAAAGACAACAAGGAGTCGATCGACCCCTACATGTACATGCCCTTCGGTCTGGGGCCCAGGAACTGCATCGGGATGAGGTTCGCTCAGGTGACCATGAAGCTGGCCATCGTGGAGATCCTGCAGAGGTTCGACGTCTCTGTGTGTGACCAGACTCAG GTTCCTCTGGAGCTCAGCATCAGCGGTTTCCTTGCTCCCAAAGAGCCCATCAAACTCAAGCTCAAGCCTCGGAAGGTTTCCCTCTCAGAAGATACCTGTAACAACAACACATCGTTGAGCAGCTCCTGA
- the LOC109081405 gene encoding cytochrome P450 3A30-like isoform X1 produces the protein MSYGLFFSAETWALLILFVTLLFIYGSWPHGAFKKLGIPGPKPLPFFGTMLEYRKGFHNFDVECFKKYGRVWGIYDARQPVLCVMDQSIIKTILVKECYSLFTNRRDFRLNGPLYDAVSIVEDDDWRRIRSVLSPSFTSGRLKEMFGIMKTHSHILVDNLLGKAARGGEVDIKEFFGAYSMDVVTSTAFSVDIDSLNNPKDPFVSNIKKMLKFDFLNPLFLFTALFPFITPVLDKMDYAFFPTSVTDFFYAALKKIKSERVAKDHKKQKRVDFLQLMVDSQTEGKTEHGSSEEHTEKGLSDHEILSQSMIFIFAGYETSSSTLSFFFYNLATNPEAMKKLQEEIDQTFPNKAPVDYEGVMNMEYLDAALNESLRLFPVAGRLERVCKKTVDINGLLVQKDMVVMIPTYALHRDPDYWSDPESFKPQRFTKDNKESIDPYMYMPFGLGPRNCIGMRFAQVTMKLAIVEILQRFDVSVCDQTQVPLELSISGFLAPKEPIKLKLKPRKVSLSEDTCNNNTSLSSS, from the exons ATGAGCTACGGTCTGTTCTTCTCCGCTGAAACATGGGCTCTGCTCATACTGTTTGTGACACTTCTGTTCAT ATATGGATCCTGGCCTCATGGTGCCTTCAAGAAGCTTGGCATCCCGGGGCCCAAACCTCTGCCGTTCTTCGGAACCATGCTGGAATATAGGAAG GGGTTTCACAACTTCGATGTGGAGTGTTTCAAGAAGTACGGACGAGTCTGGGG TATCTACGATGCGAGGCAGCCTGTTCTGTGCGTCATGGACCAGTCCATCATCAAAACCATCCTGGTTAAAGAATGCTACTCTCTCTTCACCAACAGAAGG GACTTCCGTCTGAACGGGCCGCTGTACGACGCCGTGTCCATCGTTGAAGACGACGACTGGAGAAGGATCCGCAGCGTCCTCTCTCCCTCCTTCACCAGCGGGAGGTTAAAGGAG ATGTTTGGCATCATGAAGACTCACTCCCACATTCTGGTTGATAATCTGTTGGGGAAAGCGGCGAGGGGAGGAGAAGTTGATATTAAAGA GTTCTTCGGGGCGTACAGTATGGATGTGGTGACCAGCACGGCGTTCAGCGTCGACATCGACTCCCTCAACAACCCTAAAGACCCATTTGTGTCCAACATCAAGAAAATGTTGAAGTTTGACTTCCTGAACCCTCTGTTCCTGTTCACCG CTTTATTTCCTTTCATCACCCCTGTCCTGGACAAAATGGATTATGCCTTCTTCCCAACATCTGTGACTGATTTCTTCTACGCTGCCTTGAAGAAGATCAAGTCTGAAAGAGTGGCCAAGGACCACAAGAAG CAGAAGCGAGTGGACTTCCTGCAGCTAATGGTTGATTCTCAGACAGAAGGGAAAACTGAGCATGGAAGCAGCGAGGAACACACAGAGAAAG GTCTGAGCGACCACGAGATCCTCTCGCAGTCCATGATCTTCATCTTCGCCGGCTACGAGACCAGCAGCAGCACTCTGTCCTTCTTCTTCTACAATCTGGCAACCAACCCAGAGGCCATGAAGAAACTGCAGGAGGAGATCGACCAGACCTTCCCTAATAAG GCTCCGGTGGACTATGAAGGCGTCATGAACATGGAGTATCTGGACGCGGCGCTGAACGAGTCTCTGCGGCTGTTCCCCGTCGCTGGTCGACTCGAGCGGGTCTGTAAGAAAACAGTGGACATCAACGGTCTCCTCGTCCAGAAAGACATGGTGGTGATGATCCCCACATACGCCCTCCACAGAGACCCGGATTACTGGAGCGACCCGGAGAGCTTCAAACCCCAGAG GTTCACTAAAGACAACAAGGAGTCGATCGACCCCTACATGTACATGCCCTTCGGTCTGGGGCCCAGGAACTGCATCGGGATGAGGTTCGCTCAGGTGACCATGAAGCTGGCCATCGTGGAGATCCTGCAGAGGTTCGACGTCTCTGTGTGTGACCAGACTCAG GTTCCTCTGGAGCTCAGCATCAGCGGTTTCCTTGCTCCCAAAGAGCCCATCAAACTCAAGCTCAAGCCTCGGAAGGTTTCCCTCTCAGAAGATACCTGTAACAACAACACATCGTTGAGCAGCTCCTGA